CCTGGTGCAAGTCGGTGACGTTCCCGGCGGCCAGGTCCAGCCCGGCCTGCTCCGATTGCAGCTGGAGCTGATTCACGTCACCGACGGCCTGCTTGAGGAGGTCGGCGAAGGAGTTTCCCTCCGGCGTCGTCCCGCCGAGCGAGGCCCCGGCGTTGGCCGCCCCGGTCGCCCCGGTTCCGACCAGGCCGGCCGGCCTGGGCAGGGTCAGATCGATCTTCACCGTCGGCCCCCCCTTCTACTAACCTCGACCGATTTCGAGGGCCCGGAGGGCCATCGACTTGGCCGAGTTGATCGCCGTCACGTTGGCTTCGTACGCCCTGGTCGCCTCGATCATGTCGACCATCTCGGTGACCACGTTGACATTGGGGAGGCTCACGTAGCCGTTCTCGTCGGCGTCGGGGTGGCCGGGTTCATACTTGAGCTTCGATGGGGTGGGGTCTTCGACGATGGAGGCCACCCGGACCCCCCCGCCGACTGTCCCCGCGGCCTCCGTCCCGGTGCCGGCCGCGCGTCTCTGGGCGGCCGACCCGAGATACCTGGAGAAGAGGCTCGGCCCGCGCTGTTCCATCACGGCCACCTGCCGCCGGTATGGCCCGCCCTGCTCGGTGCGGGTGGTGTTGGCGTTGGCCAGGTTCGAGGCGATCAGGTCGAGCCGCAGGCGCTGGGCGGTCAAGCCCGAGGCGCTGATGTCCATCGCTCCGAAGAGTCGCATCGCTTAGCGCCTCCCCTCGGTGATGGCCGACCTGAGCAGAGCGAACTGGCTGGAGATCTGCTTGACCAGGGCGTCGTAGTAAATGGTGTTCTCGGCCAGCTTGGTCATTTCCGCGTCGACATCGACGTTGTTGCCGTCCTGGCGCGTCGAGGTGGTGCTGTCGGTGACGACTTTGGGTTGCCAACCATCCCCGGCCGAGCCGTTCGATGACCGCCTGCTCTCCTCAGCGAGGAGGCCTTCGAAGGAGACGTCGGAGCGCTTGAACCCCGGCGTGTCGACGTTGGCCAGGTTGTCGGCGAGGACCGTGTTCCGCAGGGAGGAGGCATTCAGCCCCCGCTCCAGGAACTTGACCACTTCTGGGAAGATCGCCTTGGATATCACCGTCATCCCTCCTTGGGCCACCGGCCGGGCGTCCTTGCCCGACCCAACCTGGGGGCCGAGAAAACTCTTCGTCTCCAGCTAAACTCTTTCGACCTCGGGTCCGATACTGAGAGCAGGAGACCAGCGCTCTCGGTCCTGGTGAAAAGACCCGACAAAAAAACCTGTCCTTTGGCGCCAGGCGCCGAAGGACAGGTAAAGGCGACTAAAAACAGCCTTCCCCCGTGTTTACCTCCGGCAACCCGGCCATCGACTACGGTTCCACCGTGCCGACCCGTGGCTTTGCGTCCCCACCTTGCGATGGGTTTGCCTTGAAAACGGAGCTTTCGGGTTTCGACATTTCTGTCGGTACTTTGTCAGATACGCCACCCTGCTGGAAACTCCTTCTTCCAAAGGAAAATTTTTTTGGATTTCTCCCCCCTTTTCACTTTTCCCCCCAGCTAGGGACGGTTCCAGTGGCCCCTCGCGGGGCCTTCCCGCGGCCCCTGCTAGCCCATGCTAGCAGGGGTTTTGTTCTTTCTAAAGGGGTCCTTCGCTTATGCCCGCGGCGGCGCCACCTTGTCAGGGGTCCCATCTTGTCGGCAAAGGCCGGCCAGCGGGCACTCGCCGCACCCGGGCCTGGACTTGAGACAGATACGGTGACCGAGTCGGTCGATGAGGGCGTGGAACTCGTTGAACAGGCCGAGGTCGGCCGGCAGATGACCGTGGAAGAAGGCCTGCACTTCATGGTAACGCGGAGACCGAAAGGTCTCCGGCCAATGGCCGAGCCGCCCGAAGACCCGGTAGGTGTAGGCATCGACGACGAAGGAGGGCAGGCCGACGGCATAGACCAGGATCGAGTCGGCCGTCTCCGGCCCGATCCCATACACGCCGAGCAGCTCGGGGCGGAGCTCGGCGAGCGGCCGGTCGGCCATGGCCTCGACCCGCCCGCCGTAGCCCTCGACCAGGTGCCGGGACAAGGCTTGGAGCTTACGGGCCTTGACCCGGTAGTAGCCGGCCGGCCGGATCAGTTCAGCCAGGGCATCGCCGTCGGCGGCGGCCAGGGCCGCCGGGTTCAGCAGACCGGCCGCGTCCAGGCTGGCGATGGCCTTTTCGACGTTGCGCCAGGCCACAGCCTGGGTCAGGATGGCGCCGACGGCCACCTCGAAGGGGGTCCTGGCCGGCCACCAGTGACGCGGACCGAAGCGGGCCAAGAGGTGGTCGTAGACCTCGGTCAGGGCGGGGGGCCGGACGGGGCGGCCGCGCCCGCTCACTCCTCCGCCCCCGGGGTCAGGTCCGCCGTGCGAAGCTGGGAGACGAACTCACGGCCGGCCTCCCTCATCCGAAAGGCGAAGCGCAGCCGGGCGTAGTCGGGACCGGTCAGGTAGGTCCGATAGCGTTGGTAGCCCAGGGCCCGCGCCCATCGCACCAGTTCGCCGAAGGCGGCCCGCTCCACGCCGCCGAAGGACGGGTCCGCTCCCTCGCTCCGCGGCGCGGCCAGGCAGTAAAAGATGACCTCACCGTCATCGATCTGGTTCTGCCGGAAGGAGACCACGGACGGCCGCGGGAGGCGGCCACCGGGCTCCGGCAGGTCGACCATGCTTAGGTCCAGGCGGTGGGCCAGGAACTCGGGATCCGGGTAAGGCTGGCCCGAATAAAGGAACCAGGCTTGCCCGGGGCCGGGGTGGATGCCGGCGATGATCGGCCACGTGGCCTCAGCGAAGATGGCCGGCGGGGGCGGGATCAGGGTCGGTCGGCCCTGGCCGTTAAGGCCGTTGACACCGTCGCCGCCCTTGGCGGCCTTGGGACTGAGCCGTCCCTCGACCGTGACCACCGGGGTCAGTTGGCTGAAGCCGCAGTGCCGGTAGAAGGGAAGGTTGTCCCGGCTGGAGACGACGGTGACCCGGTAGGCCCCCCGGCGAAGGGCCTCGAGGCAGGCCCGCCGGACCAAGGCCCCGCCGAAGCCCCGGCGGAAGAAGCCTCGTTCGACCTGAAGGACGCCGATGTGGGCGACGAGGCTGCCGGCTTCGGGCCGCCCGCCCGACGGGGCGCCCGCGGGCCGGGCTTCCCGGTAGAAATAGACCTCGATCTCGCCGCGCACGATCCAGCCGCTCCCGCCGGCGGGCCGGCTCCCCCGTTCTTCAATCACCAGGGCCAGGTGTCCCAGGTCGGCCGCGCGCTTGAGGTGCACCCTCAAGTAGTCCTCGTTCATCCAGGCCCCGCCGTTGAGCCATTGCTCGAAGGGGCTCAGTTCCTCGATGGAGGCCGGGCGGCGCCGGCGCCCCCCGAAACTCCACCATTTGCCTTGGGGCAGATCGCTGCGGTAGATCCCGGTGATGACGGCGACGTCATCGTCGGTCGCCGGTCTTATCCGTCGCTCTGCGTTCATACCGCGGTATTCAGCCTCTCGACGGGTTTGTCCTGCCATCGGTTCACCTGGGGAAAGGGAAAGCGGGCCGCCATGATGGCGCGCCCGCCAATATCTTCCGGGCTTTTTTACGAGCCCGGAGCCAAAAGGACTGGCCACGGTTGAGGCTGGCAAACATCCCCTCGGTGCAGGGTGCCCAACCCTCACGGAGAAGGCCTGTTCAAACCTCGGGTCGTCCGCGGCCCGCTGTTACCGTCGTGACTATTCTACTTCCCAAGCCTTCAGTCCTTCAAGTCGGAATCCGGCCGTCCGGGTCTTTTTTTCCCTCGCCAGCCAACGCGTCCCATACCGGCGCCACGACGGCGTTTTCCGGCTCAGGTAAAGGTTCCCAAGAAAGTCTCGGGGCCCCTCTCGGAGCCCCGCTCAATCACCCGGCCTTGACCACGTAGGCGCAACGTTGGCCCCCGTGGGCGATGCACTCTTCGACCTGGACCGCGCCGCCGAGGACCTTCTCGACCAGTTTGCGCTCATAGTCACAAATGATCGGATGAGCCTGCGCGATCTGGTAGATCCCGCAGTTGAACTCACGGACGATGTAGGAGCCGTCCTCGAGCTTCTGCAACTCGGGCATGGAGCCCTGGGCCTCGAGGGTCTTGGCGAACTCCTGGACCTTCTGATCGAAAGTCATCCCGGCCAAACGGTCGCCCATCTCCTTGACCATCCGCTGGATCCGCATCTCCAGGAGCTCTTTCAACCGGTCGGGTCCGAAGAGGTCGACGATGTCGTTGATGAGATTGATCGCGAAGGCCTCATAATGCTTGGGGAAGAGCTCTTGAGCCGCTTCGGTCAGCGAATAGAGATGGCTGGGACGACCGATGCCCCGCCGGACCTGGCTGGGGGTGACCAGGTCATCGCGCTCGAGGATGGCCAGGTGCTGCCTGATCCCCATCGGCGTGATCCCCAGGTGCTGGCTCAATTCATCCACGCTTAGGCTGCCCTTTTTCTTTAGTGTGTTGAGAATCTCTCGCCTGGTGGAGTGTTTCTCGCGTGTCACGGCCGGTCGCCCCTCGCCATTATAAATTGTGTATTCTATCACAAACCCCAAGGTGATTCTACCACACCCTTGAGTTTTTGTAAACTTAATACCCTAAAAAGGACGGATTGTTCCAGGGAAAAAAGCGACCGGCCCCCGATCGGGCCGATCATTTTTGCGCTCGGGAAAGGCCGAAACACCGGGTCCGGGACGGTCGTGGCCTCAGGGGGCCAACCGAATCAGACCGATGAGCCGCAGGAAGGGTTCGGAAAAAACCCCCATGGCCAGCGTGGCCACGGCCCCGGTGACCAGCACCGCGGCCAGCGGGCCGGGGACCTTGATGGCCTGATCTTCCCTGGGCGGTTCAAGGTACATTTGGCGGACGACCCCGTAATAGTAACCGACCGAGATGGCGCTGTTGACGGCCAGCAGGATGGCCAGCCAGAGGAAGCCGCCCTCGACGGCCGAGCTGAAGATAAAGAACTTGGCGAAGAAGCCCGAGGTGAACGGGATGCCGATGAGGGCGACAAAGAAGACGACCATCGCCGCCGCCGTCGCCGGAGCCCGCTGGCTGAGGCCGGCGTAGTCCTTGACCTTCTGGCCCACCCCGGCCTGATCGAGGAGGATGATCACCGAGAAGAGGCCGGCGTTGATGAAGACATAGGCCATGACGTAGTAGATGATCGCCGCGATGGACAGGGGCGAGGCCACAGCCAGGCCGACGGTGATGTACCCGACCTGGGCGATGGACGAGTAGGCCATCATCCGCTTGATGTTCGTCTGGTTCAAAGCCGAGAGGTTGCCGACGGTCATCGTCGCCGCCGCCAGGATGGCGAACAGGACCGACCAGCGGGGTTGCAGGGCGGCCAAGCCCAGGGGGAAGATCCGGACCAGGGCGGCCAGGCCGGCACCCTTGGGGCCAATGGAGAAGAAGGCGGTGACCGGCGTCGGGGCGCCTTCGTAAGTGTCGGGGGCCCACATGTGGAAGGGGACCAAGGCCACCTTGAAGCCGAAGCCGGCGACCAGCATGAAGATGGCGATGACGATCAGCCGGGGGTCGACCGCCGGCCGTACGGCCACCACCTGGCCGCCCTGGTAGAAGCCGGCCACCTGCTCCAGAGCCTGGCTGATGCCGGACAGGTTGGTCGTCCCGGCCAGGCCGTAGATGAGTGACAGGCCGAACAAGAGGACGGCCGTGGCCAGCGAGCCGGTGAGGAAGTACTTGATCGCCGCCTCGTTCGACTTGGGGTCGTGACGCAGGTAGCCGGCGAGGACGTAAGAGGTGATCGAGACGAGCTCGAGGCCGAGCCAGATGACCAAGAGGTCGGTGGACGAGGCCATCAGGATCATCCCGACGATGGCGAACATCAGGAGGACGTAGTACTCACCGGCGGCCACGTCCTGGCGCTTCATGTAGCCCGAGGAGGCCACCGCGATCAGGGCCCCGACGGCCAGGAAGACGACCTTGAAGAACTGGGTGTAACCGTCGACCGCGAGCATTTGGCCGAAGACCAGGGTCACCTGGCCAAGGGCCGGGTAAACGGCGGCGATGGCGGCGGCGAAGCCGATGAAGGCGACCACCGGGCCGAAGCGCGCCGCCCGCTCCCGGCCGGCCCAGGCCACCGCGAGGAGGAGCCCCAAAGCGACGGCGCTGAGGATCAGCTCGGGCAGGAGGTAGACGTAAGGCAAGTTACATCCCTCCCAGCCTGGCCACCAACTGGACGAGCGCCGGGTTGATCAGATTGATGAGGATCGCCGGAGCCACGCCGAAGACGACGATGAGGATGGTCAGCGGGACAAGGGTGATCAGCTCGCGCGGGTTGGCGTCCGGCATCTTGTCGTACTCCGGGCGCTTCTGTCCCATCAGGACCTTGCGCATCATCAGCAGATAGAAGGCGGCCGTGAAGACCATGCCCAAGGTGGCCAGGACGACCAAGACCTTGAAGATCGGGAAGGCCCCGAGGAGGACGAAGAACTCGGCGACGAAGCCCGACAGGCCCGGCAGGCCCAGGGAGGCGAAGGCGCCGAAGGCCATGAAGGTGGCCCACACCGGGAAGGTCAGGTAGAGGCCGGAGAGCTTGCCCATGTCGCGAGTATGGGTCCGGTCGTAGACCACGCCGACCATGAGGAAGAGCATTCCCGACGACAGGCCGTGGGCGAACATCTGGTAGGCCGCGCCGGTGATGGCCATCTGGGCGGCCGCCGCGTTGCCCGGGCCGGCCGCCATCGCCGCGGCCAGACCGAGCATGACGTAACCCATGTGGTTAATGGACGAGTAGGCGACCATCTTCTTCAGGTCGGTCTGGGCCATCGCCACGAGGGCTCCGTAAACGATGTTGATCACGCCGAGGACGGCGAAGATCGGCGCCCAGGCCCGGGCGGCGTCCGGCAGGGTCGGCAGGGCGATCCGGAAGAAGCCGTAGGTGCCCATCTTCAGAAGAACGCCGGCCAGCAGGACGGAGATGGCCGTCGGGGCCTCGACGTGGGCGTCAGGCAGCCACGTGTGGAACGGGAAGACCGGGACCTTGACCGCGAAGCCCGCATAGAGAAGCAGGAAGATCCACCACTGCCAGGTCACCGGGTACTTGTGCTGGGCCAGGGTGACCATGTCGAAGGTCCCCAGCCCGGCCTGGAAGTAGATGGCCAGGATCCCGACCAGCATCAGGACGCTGCCGGCAAGGGTGTAGATGAAGAACTTCATCGCCGCGTACTCGCGCCGCGGGCCGCCCCAGATGCCGATGAGGAAGAACATCGGCACCAGGACCAGTTCCCAGAAGACGTAGAAGAGGACGTAGTCGAGAGCGACGAAGACCCCGAACATGCCGGTGACCAGGAGGAGGAAGAGGACGAAGTACTCCTTGGCCCGATGGGTGATGTTCCACGAGGCCAGGCAGGCCAGGACGCTCAGGAGGCCGGTCAGGATGAGCAGCGACAGGCTGATCCCATCGACCCCCATCAGGTACTGGATGCCAAGGCTGGGTATCCAGGTGGCCCGCTCGCCGAACTGCATCCCCGGCTGGCCGTACTTGAACTGGGTCCACAAGTAGGCCACCAGGGCCGCCGAGATGATCGTGGCCACCAGGGCGATCTGCTTGATCGTCTTCTCCTGGTTCCTCGGGACGAGGGTGATCAGGAGGCTCCCGGCGAGGGGAACGAAAACGATCAGCGTCAGGATGGGCAGGCTCATACGACCTTATCCTCCTATCAACTCGTAAATAATGACGCCGATGATGACGGTGACAAAGAAGGTCAGGATGTAGGACTGGACGTACCCGGTCTGCCAGCGGCGGAGGCGCTGCCCGATCCCGGTGGCCAGGGCGGCCACCCCGTTGACCAATCCGTCCACGGCGACCCGGTCGAACCACCCGGAGACCTGACCGAGGAGGGCGCCGATCCAACCGATCAGGTTGACCAGCCCGTCGACGACGTTCTTATCGAACCAGCCGGCGGCGGCCGAGATGGCCTCGGTCAGGCCGACGACGGCGTAGGCGTAGACCTCGTCGAAGTACATCTTGTTCTTGAGGAAGACGTAGACGGGATGGAGCGCCTTGATCACCTTGCGGCGGTCGATCACCTTGGTCCCGTAGACGACCCAGCCGACCAGGATCCCGAAGACGGCGGCCCCAATGGCCATGGCCATCACCCCGGGCACGGCCGCCTCGGCCTCGTGCTCGCCGAAGTGGATGAAGCGGCCGAACCAGTTGCCGAAGAGCGGCGAGCCGGGGAGGCCGGCGACCAGAGCCAGGACGGCCAGGACGACGAGGGGCCCGGTCATGTTGGCCGGCGACTCGTGGGCGTGCTCGTACTTGTGGTGGTCGCGCGGCCGGCCGAAGAAGGTCAGGGCGACCGCCCGGGTCATGTAGTAGGCGGTCAGGAAGGCCACCCCGAGGGCCAGCCAGAAGATGAGCGGGTTAGAGTGCCAGGCAGTCAGGAGGATCTCGTCCTTCGACCAGAAGCCGGCGAAGGGCGGAATCCCGGCCAGGGCCAGGGTACCGAAGATGAAGGTCCACGTGGTCGTGGGCATCTTCTTGGCCAGCCCGCCCATCTCGTGCATCTCCTGGGTGTGCATGGCGTGGATGACCGAGCCCGAGCCGAGGAAGAGCAAAGCCTTGAAGAAGGCGTGGGTGGTCAGGTGGAAGACGCCGGCGGTGTACCCGCCGACCCCCAGCCCCAGCATCATGTAGCCGAGCTGACTGATGGTCGAGTAGGCGAGGACCTTCTTGAGGTCCGAGGCCAGGGTGGCGATGAGAGCGGCGATGACCGCCGTGATCGTCCCGATCCAGGCCACCACCAGCAGGGCCTGGGCCGAGGCGGCGAAGATGCCGTAGGCTCTGGCCACCAGGTAGACCCCGGCGGCGACCATCGTCGCCGCGTGGATCAGGGCCGACACCGGGGTCGGGCCCTCCATCGCGTCGGGCAACCAGACGTGGAGTGGGAACTGGGCCGACTTGCCGACGGCGCCGGAGAAGACGAGGACGGCGGCGATGGTCAGGAGGGTGCCGGAGATCTTGCCGGCCCCGACGGCCGCGGCCACCTCGGGGAAGCCCATGACCCCGGTGGTCAGGAAGAGGAGAAGGATCCCGAGGAACAGCCCGACGTCGCCGATGCGGGTGGTGATGAAGGCCTTCATCGAGGCGTAGCGCGGGCCGGGGTTTTCGAACCAGTGGCCGATGAGGAGGTAGGAGGACAGGCCGACGAGTTCCCAACCGACGTAGAGGAGGAGGAAGTTGTCGGCCAGGACCAGGGTCAGCATGGAGAACGTGAAGAAGGACAGGGTCGCGTAGTACCGCGTGTAGCGGACGTCGCCGTGCATGTAGCCGCGGGAGTAGATCTGGACCAGCAGGCTGACGAGGGTCACGACCACCAGCATCAGGGCGGTCAGGTTGTCGACGGCGATACCGGTCGGAATCTGGACCCCGCCGATGTCGAGCCAGGTGAAGGTGTACCGGTAGGGGGCCGCTCCGGCGGCCATCTGGGCCAGGATCAGCAGGGACATGACGAAGCTGATGGCGATGGCGGCGATGCCGATGAAGTCCCCGCCGTTCTTGAAGCGCCGGCCGAAGAAGATGATGGCCAGGCAGGCCAGGAGGGGTAAGGCCGCGATCACCCAGGCATAAGGAAGCATCATCTCACCCTTCTCCCCTTCTCCCTACCATTTCAGGAGGTTGATCTTATCGAGGTCGATGACGTTGCGGCGACGGACGACTTCGAGGACAATGGCCAGGCCGACGGCGGTCTCAGCGGCGGCGACGGTCATGATGAAAATGGCGAAGATCTGACCCCCGACGTAGCCGCGGTTGAGGTACTGGTTGAAGGCCACCAGGTTGATGTTGACCGCGTTGAGCATGAGCTCGATGCACATCAGGACCCGCACGGCGTTGGTCCGCAGGAGAGCCCCATAGAGCCCGAGCCCGAAGAGGAGGGCGCCGAGGATGAGGAAATAGGACAGCGGGATCATGCCGACGGCGGCGACCGCGTTCATGACTTGTCCTCCTTGGCCGTCAGGACGATGGCCCCGATTAGCGCGACGAGCAAGATGATGGACGCGACTTCGAACGGCACGGCGTAGGTCGAGAACAACTCGGCCCCAATGGCCGTAAGGTTTGGTACCGTCCCGACCCGGTCGGTCTGGAGCAGGCGCACCGTCCAGGTGGCCCGGGCGTAGACGACGAACATGGCCAGGGCGAAGACCAGGGCGGACGCCAGCGGCAGCAGCCCCCACTGGCTGGAGACCAGCTTAAGCCACAGACGCCGGACGAAGGGCGGACGCCCTTCCTCGCCGAACCTGATCTCCCCGACCTGCGACATCATGATGGCAAAGATGATCATCACGGTGATCGCCCCGGCGTAGACCAGCACCTGAACGACGGCCAGGAACTCGGCCCCGAGGAGGAGGAAGAGGCCGGCGATGGCCACGAAGGCCAGGGCCAGGAAGAAGGCGGCGTGGGTGATCAACCGGCTGGTGACCACCTCGTAGGCGGCGACCAGGGTGATCAGGGCCAGCAGGCCGAAGGTCGCGGTGTAGAGGTTGAAGACGATCGGGATGTCAAACCCGAGGTTCAAGCGGGCTCACCCCCTGTGGTCGGCGTCCCGGCCTTGGCCGCCGGCTTCGGGTCCGGCTCCTTGTAGAACGGGTTGCCGTGCTTGTATGGCCGCCCGAACTCAAGCAGCCGGTCTTTGTGATAGACCAGCCGGTCGGGGTCATAGTCGGCCAGCTCGAAGTCCTTGGCCATGACCAGTGAGTCGAAGGGGCAGGCCTCGACGCACAGGTTGCAGACCATGCAGCGGCTGGCCTCCAGGGAGTAGTCCTTGAGGATCCGCTTCTTGTCCGGCCCGAGCTCGGAGTCGATCTTGATCACCCCGAGGGGGCAGGTCCGGGCGCAGATGCCGCAGGCCGTGCAGCGCGCCTTGCCGCCCTCATCGCTGAGGAGGGCCGGGATGCCCCGATAGCCCGTCGGCAGGACCGGCCGCTCATCGGGGTACTGCAGGGTGACCGGGCGCCTGGCGGCGTTGATGGCCGTCACCTTCATCCCCTTGAGCAAGCTGACCGCCGACCTGTAGATGTCCTTCAGTGAATCCATTTAGGCCTCACCTTTGATTGGGGTTGACTGCGGGTCAGACGACCAGGAGCACCAGCCCGGTCAGGGCGATGTTGGCCAGGGACAGCGGGATGAGAAACTTCCAGCCGACGTCCATCAGCTGGTCGATGCGGATCCGCGGCATGGTCCATTTGATCCACATGATCAGGATGACGAAGAAATAGGTCTTCAGGATGAACCAGACGATCCCGGGCAGGAACGGCCCGCTCCAGCCGCCGAGGAAGACGGTGGCGGCGATGGCCGAAGCGGCCAGCAGGTTGGCGTACTCCCCCAGGAAGAAGAAGGCCCAACGCAGGCCGGAGTACTCGGTGTTGAAGCCGGCGACCAGTTCCGACTCGGCCTCGGTCAGGTCGAAGGGGGTCCGGTTCAGCTCGGCCATGGTCGAGATGAGAAAGATGATGAAGCCGAGCGGCTGGAGGAAGATGAACCACACCCGGTGCTGAGCGGCGACGATTCCCTGAAGGGACAGGCTGCCGGCGATCATAGCCACCCCGACCAGCGACAGGACGGCCGGGACCTCGTAGCTGATAAGTTGGGCGGCGGCGCGCATCGCCCCATAGAGAGACCACTTGTTGTTCGAGCCCCAGCCGCTCATGAAGATCCCCAGGATGGCCAGGGAGCTGACGGCGGCCACGTAGATCAGGGCGACGTTGATATCCGAGACGATCCAGTTCTGGCTGAAAGGGATGACCACCCAGACCATCAGGGCCGGGGTGAAGACCACGGCGGGAGCCAGGACCCACAGCCAGCGGTCGACCCCCCGCGGGATGATGTCCTCCTTGACCAGAAGCTTGATCGTGTCGGCGATGGTCTGAGCCCAGCCGTGCGGCCGCCCGACCCGCATCGGCCCGAGTCGCGACTGGATCTTGCCGGAGAGCTTACGCTCGAGCCAGATCAGGATCAGGACGTTGAGGACGATGAACCCGAAGACCGCCAGGACCTTGAGGAGACCGGCGACGGGAACGAGGATGATCGGCGGCAGCGCGTAGTACCAATCGACGAAGGCGCTCCAGGCGCCGCTGACGGCGGCCATCACCGGTCCACCTCCCCGAGAACGATGTCCACGCTGGCGATGGTGGCCACCGCGTCGGCCAGTTTGTACCCCGTCGCGGTGGTCGGGATGACCTGCAGGTTGGCAAAGGTCGGCGCCCGCCAGTGTAGCCGGTACGGGTTGGCCGAGCCGTCGGAGACGATGTACACGGCGTTGGCCCCCCGCGGGGCCTCGGTCAGCGAGTAAACCTCGCCGGCCGGCGGCTTGATCACCTTGGGCACCTTGGCCATCACCTCTCCGCCCGGGAGGCCGTCCAGGCACTGCTCGATGATCCCCAGGCTCTGGCGGATCTCCAGCATCCGACAGATGTACCGGTCGTAGATATCGCCTGTCTTCCCGACCGGGACCTCGAAGGCAAGTCTGTCATAGATGAGATAGGGCTGGGCCCGCCGGACATCATAGGCCACCCCCGACCCGCGCAGGTTCGGCCCGGTGGCCGAGAGGGCGATGGCCTGATCGGCCGTGAGCACGCCGACCCTCTTGGTCCGGGCCTCGAAGATCGGGTTG
This DNA window, taken from Bacillota bacterium, encodes the following:
- a CDS encoding NADH-quinone oxidoreductase subunit I, whose translation is MDSLKDIYRSAVSLLKGMKVTAINAARRPVTLQYPDERPVLPTGYRGIPALLSDEGGKARCTACGICARTCPLGVIKIDSELGPDKKRILKDYSLEASRCMVCNLCVEACPFDSLVMAKDFELADYDPDRLVYHKDRLLEFGRPYKHGNPFYKEPDPKPAAKAGTPTTGGEPA
- the nuoK gene encoding NADH-quinone oxidoreductase subunit NuoK, yielding MNAVAAVGMIPLSYFLILGALLFGLGLYGALLRTNAVRVLMCIELMLNAVNINLVAFNQYLNRGYVGGQIFAIFIMTVAAAETAVGLAIVLEVVRRRNVIDLDKINLLKW
- a CDS encoding NADH-quinone oxidoreductase subunit J, whose translation is MNLGFDIPIVFNLYTATFGLLALITLVAAYEVVTSRLITHAAFFLALAFVAIAGLFLLLGAEFLAVVQVLVYAGAITVMIIFAIMMSQVGEIRFGEEGRPPFVRRLWLKLVSSQWGLLPLASALVFALAMFVVYARATWTVRLLQTDRVGTVPNLTAIGAELFSTYAVPFEVASIILLVALIGAIVLTAKEDKS
- the nuoH gene encoding NADH-quinone oxidoreductase subunit NuoH, producing the protein MAAVSGAWSAFVDWYYALPPIILVPVAGLLKVLAVFGFIVLNVLILIWLERKLSGKIQSRLGPMRVGRPHGWAQTIADTIKLLVKEDIIPRGVDRWLWVLAPAVVFTPALMVWVVIPFSQNWIVSDINVALIYVAAVSSLAILGIFMSGWGSNNKWSLYGAMRAAAQLISYEVPAVLSLVGVAMIAGSLSLQGIVAAQHRVWFIFLQPLGFIIFLISTMAELNRTPFDLTEAESELVAGFNTEYSGLRWAFFFLGEYANLLAASAIAATVFLGGWSGPFLPGIVWFILKTYFFVILIMWIKWTMPRIRIDQLMDVGWKFLIPLSLANIALTGLVLLVV